The following are encoded in a window of Panicum virgatum strain AP13 chromosome 5N, P.virgatum_v5, whole genome shotgun sequence genomic DNA:
- the LOC120673014 gene encoding zinc finger MYM-type protein 1-like: MKRHRSIRSFFSPAVTPVMPTQSQINTNLNLSEEVETGASNIPNDVLTEMSVDAPVEPPVEGSPLVEEIQPPSNDPLPTTTNAAIEFDPTEIGVDPGLRKPIEEYDINIRDIVRREYLLRGPCQPIGYVYPKKIQSGRQRCFLESWFKKYSWLEYSVNEDAAFCFYCYLFKQPRRGDNFGGDAFTTEGVSNWKNATQIFREHVGKVDSLHNCARQHCEDFRNQRQSVDNVIQKITKEQREEYLGRLTVILAIVRFLLLQGLAFRGHDESSTSSNKGNFLELIDWLKMRDEGAKILLDNAPGNNLLTSPFIQKDMCEACAKLTTKVILDDIGDKKFSILVDESRDASIKEQMAVVLRYVNDKGHVIERFLGVQHVPDTTSAALKGALDAMLLAHGLSMHNIRGQGYDGASNMRGEFNGLQRLVLDENPYAFYIHCFAHQLQLVVVSVAKCCSSVTDFFNYTTLIVNTVNASCKRHDQLAQEHHDNLVRGLENDEIFSGRGKNQQTNIARPGDTRWGSHHKTLCRLQLMWQAVLEVLENICDDGPTSTTKTCAAGLLKQMESFEFVLIMHLMIKVLGKTNDLSQCLQRKDQNIVHAVALIGATLQKVKDLREHGWEEIFEGTKRFCAKHNIIVPNMLDTTVARGRSRGRGGQLVTYQHHFHHEIFNVVLDQLIVELNNRFGERSTQLLKCIACLDPRNSFANFDISKLVELASIYDADFKPYDLILLGEQLETFIHEVRNETKWSSCNDLGKIAELMVDTGKDGDLDLVYRLIELVLILPVATASVERAFSAMNIIKTELRNKMADDWLNHRMVCYIERDIFTAIENDKILMHYQDMRKRRIQLPHSSVASTSGLGSIAEEE; this comes from the exons ATGAAGAGGCATAGGTCGATtagatcttttttttctccGGCTGTAACACCGGTTATGCCAACACAGTCACAAATAAATACCAACCTAAATCTTTCTGAAGAGGTAGAAACCGGTGCTAGTAATATCCCAAATGATGTCCTTACTGAAATGAGTGTTGATGCTCCTGTTGAACCTCCTGTTGAGGGCAGTCCCCTGGTTGAGGAGATCCAACCTCCTAGCAACGATCCCTTGCCTACCACTACCAATGCAGCAATAGAGTTTGATCCTACAGAAATAGGTGTTGATCCTGGGCTTCGAAAACCAATTGAGGAGTATGACATAAACATTAGAGATATTGTCAGAAGAGAATATTTGTTAAGGGGTCCATGTCAACCAATTGGTTATGTATATCCAAAAAAGATACAGAGTGGTCGACAAAGATGCTTCCTTGAATCATGGTTCAAAAAATATTCTTGGTTAGAATATAGTGTTAACGAAGATGCAGCTTTCTGTTTTTACTGTTACCTTTTCAAGCAACCAAGACGCGGTGATAATTTTGGTGGTGATGCTTTCACAACTGAGGGGGTTAGTAATTGGAAAAATGCAACACAAATATTTAGAGAACATGTGGGTAAAGTTGATAGCCTGCATAATTGCGCTAGACAGCATTGTGAGGATTTTAGAAACCAAAGGCAAAGTGTGGACAATGTGATTCAGAAAATAACCAAAGAACAACGGGAGGAATATTTAGGTCGGCTCACTGTGATATTGGCTATTGTGAGATTCCTTTTATTGCAAGGTCTTGCCTTCCGTGGACATGATGAGTCTAGTACCTCTTCCAATAAGGGAAACTTTCTTGAATTGATTGATTGGTTGAAAATGAGAGATGAAGGTGCCAAAATCTTACTTGATAATGCTCCTGGAAATAATTTATTGACTTCACCATTTATACAAAAAGATATGTGTGAAGCTTGTGCCAAACTGACAACTAAAGTCATTTTGGATGACATTGGGGATAAAAAGTTCTCTATTCTTGTTGATGAGTCTCGCGATGCATCTATCAAGGAGCAAATGGCTGTTGTTTTGAG GTATGTGAATGATAAAGGTCATGTGATTGAGAGATTTCTTGGTGTTCAACATGTTCCGGACACAACATCAGCGGCACTAAAGGGTGCTTTGGATGCTATGCTACTTGCTCATGGTTTATCTATGCATAACATACGAGGACAAGGATACGATGGGGCATCAAACATGAGAGGTGAATTCAATGGGCTACAAAGATTGGTACTAGATGAAAATCCCTATGCCTTTTATATACATTGCTTTGCCCATCAGTTACAGTTAGTGGTTGTTTCAGTTGCTAAGTGTTGTTCATCTGTCACGGATTTCTTCAACTACACCACTTTAATTGTTAACACTGTCAATGCATCTTGTAAGAGACATGACCAATTGGCCCAGGAACATCATGATAATCTAGTGAGAGGATTAGAAAATGATGAAATTTTTTCTGGGAGGGGGAAAAACCAACAAACAAATATTGCAAGACCTGGGGATACTCGTTGGGGATCACATCATAAAACTTTGTGCCGTCTTCAACTCATGTGGCAAGCAGTGTTAGAGGTGTTAGAGAATATATGTGATGATGGCCCAACATCAACAACAAAAACTTGTGCAGCGGGTTTGCTAAAACAAATGGAGAGTTTTGAATTTGTGCTCATTATGCATCTTATGATAAAAGTACTGGGTAAGACTAATGATTTGTCACAATGCTtgcaaaggaaggaccaaaatATAGTTCATGCTGTAGCATTGATTGGAGCCACATTACAGAAGGTGAAAGACCTTAGAGAACATGGTTGGGAAGAGATATTTGAAGGTACAAAAAGATTTTGTGCCAAGCATAACATCATAGTGCCAAATATGTTGGATACAACTGTTGCAAGGGGTCGTTCGAGGGGTCGTGGAGGCCAGCTAGTAACTTACCAACATCATTTCCATCATGAAATCTTTAATGTGGTACTTGACCAACTTATTGTGGAGTTAAACAATCGCTTTGGTGAAAGATCTACACAATTGTTGAAATGCATTGCATGCCTTGATCCTAGGAATTCTTTTGCCAACTTTGATATAAGTAAGTTAGTTGAGCTTGCTTCAATATATGATGCCGACTTTAAACCATATGATCTGATATTGTTGGGAGAGCAACTTGAGACATTCATTCATGAAGTAAGAAATGAAACCAAATGGTCAAGTTGTAATGACCTTGGTAAGATTGCAGAGTTGATGGTTGACACTGGAAAAGATGGGGATTTAGATTTGGTTTATCGTCTTATTGAGTTGGTTTTGATATTGCCGGTGGCAACTGCATCTGTAGAAAGGGCCTTTTCAGCTATGAATATCATCAAAACTGAGTTACGGAATAAGATGGCTGATGATTGGCTAAATCACCGCATGGTGTGCTATATTGAGAGAGATATATTTACTGCCATTGAAAACGATAAGATATTAATGCACTATCAAGATATGCGAAAGCGCAGGATTCAACTACCTCATTCGAGTG TAGCTTCTACCTCTGGActtggatcaattgctgaagaagaataa
- the LOC120674857 gene encoding uncharacterized protein LOC120674857: MAHEEGATPELLDALVDKRHRSYMSAVRGISLGTFRARVPMSTMPIHRRWVPRLRASGLLPIARLVEGDMADPARRPRDRAPRFQFDMSLLAALVDRWRPETHTFHLPVGEMTPTLQDVAMLLGLPCAGRAVGAEDVGLSWRDDLLARFAGVQRNELALPYRPLPANHAHEPRQGSAVCFINVVL; the protein is encoded by the exons ATGGCGCACGAGGAAGGAGCTACCCCTGAGTTGCTAGATGCTCTCGTCGACAAGCGCCACCGGTCGTACATGTCTGCGGTCCGTGGCATCAGCTTAGGGACGTTTCGGGCTCGTGTGCCCATGTCGACGATGCCGATACACCGTCGCTGGGTTCCTAG GTTACGTGCTTCAGGTCTTCTCCCGATTGCGCGACTTGTGGAGGGAGATATGGCCGACCCTGCACGTCGACCTAGGGACAGGGCTCCACGGTTCCAGTTCGACATGTCCCTCCTCGCGGCACTTGTCGACCGTTGGCGTCCGGAGACGCACACGTTTCACCTCCCGGTTGGTGAGATGACCCCTACTCTTCAGGACGTGGCGATGCTTCTAGGCTTGCCGTGTGCTGGACGAGCTGTGGGTGCAGAGGACGTGGGACTCTCGTGGCGCGACGACCTTTTGGCTCGGTTCGCCGGGGTTCAGCGCAACGAGCTAGCGTTGCCGTACCGGCCCTTGCCTGCGAACCACGCACACGAACCACGCCAGGGTTCtgctgtgtgtttcattaacgttgtattatga